One part of the Lapillicoccus jejuensis genome encodes these proteins:
- a CDS encoding protein-glutamate methylesterase/protein-glutamine glutaminase, with the protein MPPIRVLVVDDSVVVRRLVANALSGDPDIEVVGTAANGRIALTKIEALRPQAITLDIEMPVMNGIETVRALRRLGHRMPVVMFSTLTERGATATLDALEAGANDYVTKPANVGSISESLEQVRSSLIPKLKALCARPERRFAAGRPVVPDALRPGSPRPGEGSPGRSETVAGTAPRRASDSPYRILAIGCSTGGPEALGKVLAGLPRDLAVPVVVVQHMPPVFTAQFAARLDRALPLTVVEAREGMPLRPGHVYIAPGDHHLRLAGTRAAVRTALDQGPQENFCRPAVDVLFRSVVALYGRDVLAAVLTGMGQDGRAGSVDIVKAGGSVIAQDEATSVVWGMPGSVVQAGAAEEIVPLGLIGPTLARRLAGSATAGATAGTAPYAAAVPR; encoded by the coding sequence GTGCCCCCCATCAGAGTGCTGGTCGTCGACGACTCCGTCGTCGTGCGACGCCTCGTGGCCAACGCCCTCTCCGGCGACCCCGACATCGAGGTGGTCGGCACCGCGGCCAACGGCCGCATCGCGCTGACCAAGATCGAGGCGCTGCGCCCGCAAGCGATCACGCTCGACATCGAGATGCCGGTGATGAACGGCATCGAGACCGTGAGGGCCCTGCGCCGCCTCGGCCACCGCATGCCCGTGGTCATGTTCTCCACGCTCACCGAGCGCGGCGCCACCGCCACCCTCGACGCCCTCGAGGCCGGCGCGAACGACTACGTCACCAAGCCGGCGAACGTCGGCAGCATCAGCGAGTCGCTGGAGCAGGTCCGCAGCTCGCTCATCCCCAAGCTCAAGGCGCTGTGCGCCCGCCCCGAACGCCGCTTCGCGGCCGGCCGCCCGGTGGTGCCCGACGCGCTGCGTCCCGGCTCGCCCCGTCCGGGCGAGGGGAGCCCCGGACGGTCCGAGACCGTCGCCGGTACGGCGCCCCGCCGCGCGTCCGACTCGCCGTACCGGATCCTCGCGATCGGGTGCTCCACCGGCGGGCCCGAGGCGCTGGGCAAGGTCCTCGCCGGGCTGCCGCGCGACCTCGCCGTCCCCGTCGTCGTCGTCCAGCACATGCCGCCGGTGTTCACCGCCCAGTTCGCCGCCCGGCTCGACCGGGCGCTGCCGCTGACGGTCGTCGAGGCCCGCGAGGGCATGCCGCTGCGCCCGGGCCACGTCTACATCGCCCCCGGCGACCACCACCTGCGCCTCGCGGGCACGCGCGCCGCCGTCCGCACCGCGCTCGACCAGGGGCCGCAGGAGAACTTCTGCCGCCCCGCCGTCGACGTCCTCTTCCGCTCCGTCGTCGCGCTCTACGGGCGCGACGTGCTCGCCGCCGTGCTGACCGGCATGGGCCAGGACGGGCGCGCGGGGTCCGTCGACATCGTCAAGGCGGGCGGCAGCGTCATCGCCCAGGACGAGGCGACCTCCGTCGTGTGGGGGATGCCCGGCTCCGTCGTCCAGGCCGGCGCCGCCGAGGAGATCGTCCCGCTCGGCCTCATCGGCCCGACCCTCGCGCGCCGGCTCGCCGGGTCCGCGACCGCTGGCGCGACCGCTGGTACGGCGCCCTACGCGGCCGCGGTCCCGCGGTGA
- a CDS encoding CheR family methyltransferase: MSLVTATAPPGRPGPAGNQSATEADFTFFADFLRRRSAISLAPGKEYLMEARLAPVAARAGFAGVRDLVTALRAPGVPRPLVDQVVDAMTTNETSFFRDVSSFEALRTVVVPQMLASRAAQRRLSVWSAASSTGQELYTIAMTLEDSFPQLSGWDVRLVGTDLSSEAVARARAGRFSHLEVNRGLPAQLLVKYFEREGRDYVVAPRLRERTRFDRMNLAEPWTALPRFDIVFCRNVLIYFDPPVREQILGRIRGLLNPGGFLFLGPGETSASVIHGYTQVRAAGTVVHQLQGAAT, translated from the coding sequence ATGAGCCTGGTCACCGCCACCGCGCCACCCGGCCGTCCCGGACCCGCCGGGAACCAGTCGGCCACCGAGGCCGACTTCACCTTCTTCGCCGACTTCCTGCGCCGCCGGTCCGCCATCTCGCTGGCCCCGGGCAAGGAGTACCTCATGGAGGCGCGGCTGGCGCCGGTCGCGGCCCGCGCCGGCTTCGCCGGCGTCCGCGACCTCGTCACCGCGCTGCGCGCACCGGGCGTGCCCCGGCCGCTCGTCGACCAGGTCGTCGACGCCATGACGACGAACGAGACGTCGTTCTTCCGCGACGTCTCCTCGTTCGAGGCGCTGCGCACCGTCGTCGTCCCCCAGATGCTCGCCTCCCGGGCCGCGCAGCGACGGCTGTCCGTGTGGAGCGCCGCCAGCTCGACCGGCCAGGAGCTCTACACGATCGCCATGACGCTGGAGGACTCCTTCCCCCAGCTGTCCGGCTGGGACGTCAGGCTCGTCGGCACCGACCTGTCCAGCGAGGCCGTGGCCCGCGCCCGCGCCGGGCGCTTCAGCCACCTCGAGGTCAACCGGGGCCTGCCGGCCCAGCTGCTGGTCAAGTACTTCGAGCGGGAGGGCCGCGACTACGTCGTCGCCCCCCGGCTGCGTGAGCGCACCCGCTTCGACCGGATGAACCTCGCCGAGCCGTGGACCGCGCTGCCCCGCTTCGACATCGTGTTCTGCCGCAACGTGCTCATCTACTTCGACCCGCCGGTCCGCGAGCAGATCCTCGGCAGGATCCGCGGCCTGCTCAACCCGGGCGGCTTCCTCTTCCTCGGACCGGGGGAGACCTCCGCCTCGGTCATCCACGGCTACACCCAGGTGCGGGCGGCCGGCACCGTCGTCCACCAACTCCAAGGAGCTGCGACATGA